The following are encoded together in the Labrus mixtus chromosome 2, fLabMix1.1, whole genome shotgun sequence genome:
- the dkk2 gene encoding dickkopf-related protein 2, with the protein MLFSTWNRCCVVMFLVATLKTGTSQGPDARPKANSIKPALLEETPTPATNRSATGHSGITKKHNVLAQVYPCSTDKECSVGSYCHSPQQAPSRCLTCRRRKKRCHRDAMCCPGNRCSNYICVPISESVLSPHLTALEEHNKLSTKEHNWRKTGKALNKHSLKGHEGDPCLRSSDCSEGYCCARHFWTKICKPVLRQGEVCTKQRKKGSHGLEIFQRCDCAKGLSCKVWKDATSSSKSRLHMCQKI; encoded by the exons ATGCTCTTTTCAACTTGGAATAGAtgctgtgttgtgatgtttCTCGTCGCCACGCTAAAGACGGGGACATCCCAGGGACCAGACGCGCGCCCAAAAGCGAACTCCATCAAGCCAGCTCTGCTGGAGGAGACACCTACACCCGCTACAAACCGCTCTGCCACCGGTCACAGCGGGATCACCAAGAAACACAACGTCCTCGCACAG GTGTATCCGTGCAGCACTGATAAGGAGTGCAGTGTGGGGAGCTACTGCCACAGCCCTCAGCAGGCTCCATCTCGATGCCTCACCTGCCGCAGGAGGAAGAAGCGCTGCCATCGTGATGCCATGTGCTGTCCTGGGAACCGCTGCAGCAACT ATATTTGTGTTCCTATCTCGGAGAGTGTGCTCTCACCTCACCTCACTGCTTTGGAAGAGCATAACAAACTCTCCACCAAAGAGCACAACTGGAGGAAGACTGGGAAAGCACTTAATAAACATTCTCTTAAAG GGCATGAAGGCGACCCCTGCCTGCGCTCATCCGACTGCTCAGAGGGCTACTGCTGCGCCCGCCATTTCTGGACCAAAATCTGCAAGCCAGTGCTGCGGCAGGGCGAGGTGTGTACcaagcagaggaagaaaggctcTCACGGCTTGGAAATCTTCCAGCGCTGCGACTGTGCCAAGGGCCTTTCCTGTAAGGTGTGGAAAGACGCCACCTCATCGTCCAAGTCCAGGCTCCACATGTGCCAGAAGATCTGA